One window of Dyadobacter sandarakinus genomic DNA carries:
- a CDS encoding C1q-like domain-containing protein — protein sequence MKFREMSFTKCSLSNVVRTCFCAVALAITASASQVFAQGVGINTTTPDPSAALEIKASDKGILIPQVQLQSLIDQFTIPAPAHGLLVYHMGNNLGGKGFFYNSGLSNGPVWKRVGELTYPYYHGGSEDVLFNLENYKQNSTTIRAYSILGNALEVAGGLKIAGPGQSPGLGKVLTSDAQGNAKWEGEIAFRAGGIVNGGSEKMTINSNTKIPFAIEFYDVGNNYNEADGNPHSTFIVPVSGIYHFSAHVYSYFDQNSDQGNASSGLILVKNSGGVEKNLASSYSTNAPITLGCTLNIATDVSLSAGDQVYLKFTYSGNPQTPSYQLLQTNAELSGFTGRLVMRR from the coding sequence ATGAAATTTCGTGAAATGAGCTTTACAAAATGCAGCTTATCCAATGTCGTCCGCACTTGTTTTTGTGCCGTAGCCCTGGCAATTACTGCATCTGCTTCACAAGTTTTTGCCCAGGGCGTTGGAATCAACACCACCACGCCCGATCCCAGCGCAGCCCTTGAGATCAAAGCCAGTGACAAAGGGATATTGATTCCCCAAGTTCAGTTGCAAAGTCTGATCGATCAGTTCACGATCCCGGCGCCAGCACATGGCTTGCTGGTGTATCACATGGGCAACAATTTGGGAGGTAAAGGTTTTTTCTATAATTCAGGTTTGTCTAACGGACCCGTCTGGAAGCGTGTTGGTGAACTGACTTACCCCTACTACCACGGTGGTTCCGAAGATGTGCTTTTCAATCTTGAAAACTACAAGCAAAATTCAACTACCATCCGGGCATACAGCATCTTAGGCAATGCATTGGAGGTAGCAGGCGGACTCAAAATTGCCGGCCCCGGCCAATCTCCGGGATTAGGGAAAGTGCTGACGAGCGATGCGCAGGGAAATGCGAAGTGGGAGGGTGAAATTGCATTCAGGGCCGGTGGAATAGTAAATGGAGGCAGCGAAAAGATGACAATTAACTCGAATACCAAAATACCTTTTGCTATCGAATTTTACGACGTAGGCAATAATTATAATGAAGCTGATGGTAATCCACACAGTACTTTCATAGTTCCAGTATCAGGAATCTATCATTTTAGCGCTCACGTGTATAGCTACTTTGATCAAAATTCTGATCAAGGAAATGCAAGTTCCGGGCTTATCCTTGTCAAAAACAGTGGCGGAGTTGAAAAGAATCTTGCATCTAGCTATTCTACTAATGCTCCAATTACTCTTGGCTGTACATTAAATATTGCGACAGATGTGTCTCTAAGTGCTGGAGATCAAGTGTATCTTAAATTCACATATTCAGGTAATCCCCAAACTCCTTCATATCAATTGTTACAAACCAATGCTGAATTATCTGGTTTTACAGGAAGGTTAGTGATGAGAAGGTAA
- a CDS encoding C1q-like domain-containing protein, with the protein MVSLENAKGAASNALHTYSVQGYALDSYGKVRLTGGSSAPALGKELTSDVQGNATWEGAVAFRASGIVSGSEKLFGGLPLEEKIPFSTEEYDLTGNYSNSTGTPQSAFVAPVKGIYNFNVGVSWTSSVDVSALVVMEVRRLRAGVVTKLGEIVHDNNDGSLTMATDALLEANDQVFITIRHTAAQKFITLQNPTFFTGKLMIRQ; encoded by the coding sequence ATGGTGTCACTAGAAAATGCAAAGGGTGCGGCATCGAATGCATTACATACTTACAGCGTGCAGGGGTATGCACTTGATTCGTATGGGAAAGTCAGACTAACCGGCGGTAGCAGCGCGCCTGCCCTTGGCAAGGAGCTTACCAGTGACGTACAGGGAAATGCAACCTGGGAAGGAGCAGTGGCGTTTCGCGCCAGCGGAATTGTGAGCGGAAGTGAAAAGCTTTTTGGCGGTTTGCCACTGGAAGAGAAAATTCCTTTTTCCACGGAGGAGTACGACTTGACTGGTAATTACAGCAATTCCACAGGTACACCTCAAAGTGCATTTGTAGCACCGGTAAAAGGAATCTATAATTTCAATGTAGGTGTAAGCTGGACTTCCAGCGTTGATGTTTCTGCTCTGGTTGTCATGGAGGTAAGACGGCTCCGGGCCGGTGTTGTCACAAAACTTGGCGAGATCGTACACGATAATAATGACGGATCACTTACAATGGCAACAGACGCCTTACTGGAAGCCAACGATCAGGTTTTTATAACAATACGACACACGGCTGCCCAAAAGTTTATCACGTTGCAAAATCCAACATTTTTTACGGGTAAGCTGATGATACGCCAGTGA
- a CDS encoding M16 family metallopeptidase gives MKKTLVSLCLALLAFTYNTFAQPLASQKVPLDPAVKTGKLKNGITYYIRKNNEPKNRAELRLAVKAGSVLENNAQQGLAHFMEHMNFNGTTNFPKNELVNFLQKTGVRFGADLNAYTGFDETVYMLPIPTDSAGLLEKGIQVLEDWAHGALLDSAEVEKERGVVLEESRMGRGAQQRMRDRYLKVILNNSRYAERLPIGKDSILKAFKPATLKSFYHDWYRPDLMAVIAVGDFDVTKVEQIIKDKFSSITPPVNPKKRVKYDIPLDGSTRIAIVTDPEYPQNVIQLIYKQPGKKEKTLQDVRSNFALEFYNAMMGQRMQELTQKADPPFLYGGSQYGEFLGDLDSYTSIALAKDTPGMKTALTALLEENARVQKFGFTQPELDRAKKDFLNSIEQFYKEKDKMRSANHVQEYLNHFLHDKPYMGAEAYYLFVKKHLDEVKLAEVNGLAKQYITDKNRAVIVMGPEKNKQELPTEAEIKSLLKTAGKDVTAYVDDALDTPLLATEPKAGKIVSEKPLAKLGVTELVLSNGVRVLLKPTEYKNDEILIKATAKGGYSLYPDERETGIFSSYLVQMGGVGPYSQTQLQKFLAGKTVGGGPFISELSEGVAGNTSPKDLETTMQLIYAIFTEPRKDEQVAKGILTNQKSYLENLQKTLTPEKVFSDSLNAILTSYNPSRAPLTPESIDKVSLDRAMQMYQDRFADASDFVFTIVGAFKPEQIKPLIEKYIASLPSTDRDDTFKHPNIFPPKGRIEKTIYKGLEPKSRVSLISSGEYEYSPENNIQIEALQEVVQIKLIEALREEESGVYGVSVSEGTEKYPSGHYRLNIGFGCAPENVDKLVKRTEEEIRKIKQNGADPKDIEKFVAETRRKLETAEKTNSFWLDYLDDNTFLGDDLDEIFREEELLKSITVESTKAAAKKYFNDDNFIKVVLMPEKK, from the coding sequence ATGAAAAAGACGCTTGTGTCTTTATGCCTGGCACTCCTGGCTTTTACTTACAATACTTTTGCTCAGCCACTTGCGTCTCAGAAAGTCCCGCTTGATCCGGCTGTGAAAACCGGGAAACTCAAAAACGGGATTACCTACTATATCCGCAAAAACAATGAGCCCAAGAACCGTGCGGAACTCAGGCTCGCAGTGAAGGCGGGATCAGTGCTCGAAAACAATGCACAGCAGGGACTGGCGCACTTTATGGAGCATATGAACTTCAATGGCACGACCAATTTCCCGAAGAACGAGCTCGTCAATTTTCTGCAGAAAACGGGGGTACGCTTTGGTGCCGACCTGAATGCATATACGGGTTTTGATGAAACGGTGTACATGCTTCCTATCCCGACCGATTCGGCCGGACTGCTGGAAAAAGGTATTCAGGTACTGGAAGACTGGGCTCACGGTGCCCTGCTCGACTCAGCCGAAGTGGAAAAAGAGCGGGGCGTGGTACTGGAAGAATCCCGCATGGGACGGGGTGCACAGCAACGCATGCGTGACCGGTACCTGAAAGTGATCCTCAACAATTCGAGGTATGCAGAGCGATTGCCGATTGGAAAGGACAGCATTCTTAAGGCATTTAAACCTGCTACCCTGAAATCCTTTTACCACGACTGGTACCGGCCCGACCTGATGGCGGTGATAGCTGTGGGTGACTTTGATGTGACCAAAGTAGAGCAGATCATCAAAGATAAATTCAGCTCGATCACTCCTCCGGTTAATCCAAAGAAACGGGTGAAGTACGACATCCCGCTGGACGGAAGCACGCGCATAGCAATTGTAACAGATCCGGAATATCCGCAGAATGTGATTCAGCTTATTTACAAGCAGCCGGGCAAAAAAGAGAAAACCCTGCAGGACGTCCGCAGCAATTTTGCGCTGGAATTTTACAATGCCATGATGGGCCAGCGTATGCAGGAGCTGACACAAAAAGCTGATCCGCCGTTTTTGTATGGCGGCAGCCAGTACGGCGAGTTCCTGGGTGACCTGGATTCCTATACTTCCATCGCATTGGCCAAAGATACACCCGGCATGAAAACAGCCCTGACGGCGCTGCTCGAAGAAAATGCACGCGTACAGAAATTCGGATTCACCCAGCCCGAGCTGGACCGGGCCAAGAAGGACTTTTTGAATTCCATTGAGCAATTTTATAAGGAAAAAGACAAAATGCGGTCAGCAAACCACGTACAGGAGTACCTCAACCACTTCCTGCATGATAAGCCTTACATGGGTGCCGAAGCCTATTATTTGTTTGTAAAAAAACACCTTGACGAGGTTAAACTGGCGGAAGTGAACGGACTGGCTAAGCAATATATTACCGACAAAAACCGGGCTGTGATTGTGATGGGTCCTGAAAAAAATAAGCAGGAGCTCCCTACTGAGGCCGAAATCAAATCCCTGCTGAAAACTGCGGGCAAGGACGTGACCGCCTACGTTGACGACGCGCTCGACACGCCCCTGCTCGCCACCGAACCAAAGGCGGGTAAGATCGTCAGTGAAAAACCGCTGGCCAAACTGGGTGTCACCGAGCTGGTGCTGTCCAATGGCGTACGTGTGCTGCTGAAACCTACTGAGTATAAAAACGATGAAATCCTGATCAAGGCTACCGCAAAAGGAGGCTACTCCCTGTACCCCGACGAGCGTGAGACAGGTATTTTCAGTAGCTACCTTGTGCAAATGGGCGGCGTAGGTCCTTATTCCCAGACACAATTGCAGAAATTCCTGGCCGGCAAAACCGTCGGTGGCGGACCGTTTATCAGCGAGCTTTCGGAAGGTGTGGCAGGTAATACAAGCCCCAAAGACCTGGAAACCACCATGCAGCTAATCTACGCGATTTTTACAGAACCGCGCAAAGACGAGCAGGTTGCCAAAGGAATCCTTACCAATCAGAAGTCCTACCTGGAAAATCTGCAAAAAACATTGACCCCGGAGAAAGTATTTTCAGATTCGCTGAATGCGATCCTGACGAGCTACAATCCAAGCCGCGCGCCGCTGACTCCCGAGAGCATTGACAAGGTAAGTCTGGACCGTGCGATGCAGATGTACCAGGACCGCTTTGCCGATGCATCCGATTTTGTATTTACGATTGTCGGCGCCTTCAAACCGGAGCAGATCAAACCATTGATCGAAAAGTACATAGCCAGCCTGCCTTCAACAGACCGGGACGATACTTTCAAACATCCCAATATTTTTCCGCCCAAGGGACGCATTGAAAAAACGATTTATAAAGGCCTTGAACCCAAAAGCCGGGTAAGTCTGATTTCGAGCGGAGAGTATGAGTACAGCCCGGAAAATAACATTCAGATTGAGGCTTTGCAGGAAGTTGTTCAGATCAAGCTCATTGAGGCGCTGCGCGAGGAAGAGAGCGGGGTGTATGGAGTAAGTGTTTCGGAGGGTACTGAAAAATATCCAAGCGGGCATTACCGGCTAAACATCGGATTCGGATGTGCGCCTGAGAATGTAGACAAGCTCGTCAAACGTACCGAAGAAGAGATCAGGAAGATCAAGCAGAATGGCGCCGACCCGAAGGACATTGAGAAATTTGTAGCCGAAACGCGCCGCAAGCTCGAAACTGCTGAAAAAACCAACAGTTTCTGGCTTGACTATCTGGACGATAATACTTTCCTCGGCGATGACCTGGACGAAATCTTCCGTGAGGAAGAGCTGCTCAAATCCATTACCGTGGAAAGCACAAAGGCGGCAGCAAAGAAGTATTTCAATGATGACAACTTTATCAAAGTTGTACTGATGCCGGAAAAAAAATAG
- a CDS encoding nicotinate phosphoribosyltransferase, which produces MINQLYDTSLSLLTDLYQLTMAYGYWKSGKAEQEAVFNLYFRKHPFQGGFTIACGLNSVIDYIREYRFNEEDLAYVGTMTGSDGKRLFDPAFLEYLRKLELKCSIDATPEGTVVFPNQPLLRVQGPILQCQLLETPLLNLVNFQSLIATKAARMRQVAGDDTLLEFGLRRAQGPDGGVTASRAAYIGGFDATSNILAGKVYGIPVKGTHAHSWVMSFDTEQEAFDTYAAHLPNNVTLLVDTYDSLAGVQHAIETGKKLRERGYELGGIRLDSGDLAYLSIEARKMLDAAGFQNTSIVASNDLDEHIMASLKNQGARIDVWGVGTKLVTAYDQPALGGVYKLAAIRNENAGWSYKLKLSEQAIKVSTPGIQQVRRFRDGKDFVSDMIFDIGTPLVGKSTMVDPYDFTRNRSFPETQHYEDLLVPVFADGELIYSLPSIHDTRKRVQDQLAHFHKGIKRFVNPHTYPVGLEKSLFDLKTELIMKFRNQGPEVTPEP; this is translated from the coding sequence ATGATCAATCAACTGTACGATACTTCACTGAGCCTGCTGACAGACCTTTACCAACTTACCATGGCATATGGATACTGGAAATCGGGCAAAGCCGAGCAGGAAGCTGTTTTTAACCTGTACTTCCGCAAGCATCCTTTTCAGGGTGGATTTACGATAGCCTGCGGGCTTAATAGTGTTATCGACTATATCCGCGAGTACCGGTTCAATGAAGAGGACCTTGCCTATGTCGGCACTATGACGGGCAGCGACGGAAAGCGTCTTTTCGACCCTGCATTTCTTGAGTACCTGAGAAAGCTGGAACTGAAATGCAGCATTGATGCCACGCCCGAAGGTACCGTGGTATTTCCTAATCAGCCGCTGCTGCGTGTGCAGGGACCTATTTTGCAATGTCAGCTCCTGGAAACACCATTGCTCAATCTGGTCAACTTTCAATCTCTCATTGCCACCAAAGCTGCGCGCATGCGGCAAGTTGCCGGTGATGATACGCTGCTCGAGTTCGGGCTCAGGCGTGCCCAGGGACCGGACGGAGGCGTAACCGCCAGCCGTGCTGCGTACATTGGTGGGTTTGATGCAACCTCGAACATCCTGGCAGGAAAAGTGTATGGCATTCCCGTAAAAGGTACCCACGCACACAGCTGGGTCATGTCTTTTGACACCGAGCAGGAAGCATTTGATACGTACGCGGCGCATTTGCCCAATAATGTAACTTTACTGGTGGATACCTACGACTCGCTTGCAGGAGTTCAGCATGCGATTGAGACGGGTAAAAAGCTGCGGGAGCGCGGGTACGAGCTGGGCGGTATACGGCTCGACTCGGGAGACTTGGCCTACCTCAGCATTGAGGCGCGTAAGATGCTGGATGCAGCTGGTTTTCAAAATACCAGCATTGTCGCCAGCAATGATCTGGATGAGCATATTATGGCAAGTTTGAAAAACCAGGGAGCCAGAATCGATGTCTGGGGTGTGGGTACCAAGTTGGTCACCGCCTACGACCAGCCGGCGCTGGGAGGCGTGTACAAGCTCGCCGCCATTCGCAATGAAAATGCCGGGTGGTCATATAAACTCAAACTTTCGGAACAGGCGATCAAAGTGTCGACACCCGGAATCCAGCAGGTAAGGCGCTTTCGCGATGGAAAGGATTTTGTTTCCGATATGATCTTCGACATCGGAACGCCGCTGGTGGGCAAGTCGACGATGGTTGATCCGTATGATTTTACCCGCAACCGGTCTTTTCCGGAAACGCAGCATTATGAGGATTTGCTGGTGCCTGTTTTTGCTGACGGAGAGCTGATTTATTCACTTCCTTCCATCCATGATACCCGGAAAAGGGTGCAGGACCAGCTTGCACATTTTCATAAGGGTATCAAACGGTTCGTTAACCCGCATACTTACCCGGTAGGACTCGAAAAAAGCCTTTTTGACCTGAAAACCGAACTGATCATGAAATTCAGAAATCAGGGTCCGGAAGTTACTCCGGAACCCTGA
- a CDS encoding glycine--tRNA ligase — MSQTPAASLQDIVGHAKEYGFVFPSSEIYDGLQAVYDYGQNGVELKNNLKAAWWKAMTQLHDNIVGIDAAIFMHPLTWKASGHVDGFNDPMIDNKDSKKRYRADQLLEGKAEQYEAEGQPEKAQALLAEMGRLLSAEDLNGVRELIIAENIKCPVSGTTNWTEVRQFNLMFSTQVGSVAEESNLIYLRPETAQGIFVNFLNVQKSGRMKVPFGIAQIGKAFRNEIVARQFTFRMREFEQMEMQFFIRPGTEMEWYEKWKEARMKFHKAIGLPAEKLKFHDHEKLAHYANAAVDIEFQFPFGFREMEGIHSRTDFDLRNHQELSKKKQQYFDSDLDENGKPYGNYIPYVLETSVGADRLFLAAFCNAYTVETVGEGEAQKERTYLKLHPALAPFKAAVLPLVKKDGLAEKAEGIANALKSSFRTVYDDGAAIGKRYTRQDLIGTPFCIAVDYQTMEDDTVTIRHRDSMEQERVAISELKEKIGYQVAIERILEAI, encoded by the coding sequence ATGAGCCAAACACCTGCTGCTTCCTTGCAAGACATTGTAGGACATGCCAAAGAATACGGTTTTGTATTTCCTTCCTCTGAAATTTACGACGGTCTGCAAGCCGTGTACGACTACGGTCAGAATGGCGTCGAACTGAAAAATAACCTGAAAGCGGCCTGGTGGAAAGCGATGACGCAGCTGCACGACAACATCGTGGGGATTGATGCTGCCATCTTTATGCACCCGCTTACCTGGAAAGCCTCGGGCCACGTCGACGGGTTCAATGACCCGATGATCGACAATAAGGATTCCAAAAAGCGCTACCGCGCCGACCAGCTGCTGGAAGGTAAAGCCGAGCAGTATGAAGCCGAAGGTCAGCCTGAAAAAGCACAGGCATTGCTGGCTGAAATGGGCCGCCTGCTCAGCGCGGAGGATCTGAATGGCGTGCGCGAGCTGATTATTGCAGAAAATATCAAATGTCCGGTGTCCGGCACAACCAACTGGACGGAAGTACGCCAGTTCAACCTGATGTTCAGTACACAGGTAGGTTCCGTGGCCGAAGAGTCCAACCTCATTTACCTGCGTCCCGAAACTGCCCAGGGGATATTCGTCAATTTCCTGAACGTACAGAAAAGCGGAAGGATGAAGGTTCCTTTTGGCATAGCCCAGATCGGGAAAGCATTCAGAAACGAGATTGTCGCGCGCCAGTTTACCTTCCGCATGCGGGAATTTGAACAAATGGAAATGCAGTTTTTCATTCGCCCCGGTACTGAAATGGAGTGGTACGAAAAGTGGAAAGAGGCGCGTATGAAGTTCCACAAGGCCATCGGACTGCCCGCCGAAAAGCTGAAATTTCACGATCACGAAAAGTTAGCGCATTATGCAAATGCAGCCGTAGATATCGAATTCCAGTTTCCATTCGGCTTCCGCGAAATGGAAGGGATCCACTCCCGCACCGATTTCGACTTGCGCAATCACCAGGAGCTATCAAAGAAAAAGCAGCAGTATTTTGATTCAGATCTGGATGAAAATGGCAAGCCTTACGGAAATTATATTCCTTACGTGTTGGAAACATCCGTCGGAGCCGACCGGCTTTTCCTCGCGGCTTTCTGCAATGCCTATACGGTAGAGACGGTGGGTGAAGGTGAAGCGCAAAAGGAGCGTACTTACCTGAAACTGCACCCTGCACTGGCGCCATTTAAGGCAGCGGTACTTCCATTGGTTAAAAAAGATGGTCTGGCCGAAAAAGCAGAAGGCATTGCGAATGCGCTGAAATCTTCTTTCCGTACCGTTTATGACGATGGAGCGGCAATCGGGAAACGGTATACGCGTCAGGATCTGATTGGGACGCCCTTCTGCATTGCAGTGGATTACCAGACCATGGAAGACGATACTGTCACAATCCGTCACCGCGATTCCATGGAGCAGGAGCGTGTTGCTATCAGTGAGCTTAAAGAGAAAATTGGCTACCAGGTTGCGATAGAGCGGATTTTGGAGGCAATTTGA
- a CDS encoding ABC transporter permease: MLLNYLKIAFRNFRKQKLFSGLNVLGLGIGMAAVWLMVLYVVDELSYDRFHEKSERIYRIAHSAGWDGGSFRVAVTSAPFAPAIRNDYPEVEKTVRINAEGGGLVTAGEKKIEANDIYFTDPSVFDVFTFPFLYGDKKTALNQPQQIVLTRTLAEKLFGDASRALGQTVFFSNHFPNKVSGVIADVPANSHLNFSALRSLPTNYTAGWQQFELYTYLLLKEGTDAGKFEKKLQGFFPKYLKDKLGDIKYSMELQPLTSIHLHSHYDYEIGPNGNINTIYVFSVIAALILIIACINYVNLYTAHSLKRIREVGVRKAVGSRRSQLVGQFLTESLVMTVLAGLAGFVLVVVALPFFNQLAEKSLTIEYRNTAVSACIAASFVMLIGLISGFYPAALFSGYRPVIALKGQTGNQAGNMGFRKSLVVFQFAATVVMIACAGIVYRQMHYVNHKDLGFNKEQVLIFHIDKDEVRTRVKALKEQLMQNPHIAGAAASSNPLGTNSIGSGGMFIEKENGEMPTFTQVIQKYAVDHDYLKTMQIGLVQGRNFYANSRADMTGSVLVNESFVKKQGWKTALGKKVRFFSGNEGQTREARVIGVVHDFHTYSLQHKIEPLALIMPEPADQDNIYVRVNPGNTREALAAIEGIYKTFDPEARLDFHFLDESFARQYRAEERQGNVLLTFAVLAVVIACLGLFGLAAFTAESRTKEIGVRKVLGASVQSVVLLLSKDFIVLVLAAIVIGTPVAVYAMQEWLKNFEYRETLAWWVFASAGLLAIIIALATVSFHALKTALQNPVDSLRSE, from the coding sequence ATGCTGCTGAATTACCTGAAAATTGCTTTTCGCAACTTCCGCAAACAAAAGTTGTTCAGCGGTCTTAATGTACTCGGCCTGGGCATAGGGATGGCTGCGGTATGGCTGATGGTCCTCTACGTGGTCGATGAGCTGAGTTATGATAGGTTCCATGAAAAATCCGAACGTATTTACCGGATTGCGCATTCGGCCGGGTGGGATGGCGGCAGTTTCAGGGTTGCAGTGACCTCGGCTCCATTTGCGCCGGCAATCCGGAATGACTACCCCGAAGTGGAAAAAACCGTCCGGATCAATGCCGAAGGCGGCGGGCTGGTGACGGCAGGCGAAAAGAAGATTGAGGCAAATGACATTTACTTCACCGATCCTTCTGTTTTTGACGTCTTTACATTTCCTTTTTTATACGGAGACAAAAAGACCGCCCTCAATCAGCCGCAGCAGATAGTACTCACCCGCACACTGGCCGAAAAGTTGTTTGGTGATGCCTCCCGCGCGCTGGGCCAGACTGTCTTTTTCAGCAACCACTTTCCCAACAAGGTATCGGGCGTGATCGCGGATGTACCCGCTAACTCGCATCTGAATTTCAGCGCACTCCGGTCACTGCCCACAAACTACACCGCAGGCTGGCAGCAGTTTGAATTATATACCTACCTGCTGTTAAAAGAGGGTACCGATGCCGGGAAGTTTGAAAAGAAACTACAGGGCTTTTTTCCAAAGTACCTGAAAGACAAGCTGGGCGATATCAAATACAGCATGGAACTGCAGCCGCTGACCTCCATTCACCTGCATTCCCATTACGACTACGAAATCGGCCCGAACGGAAACATCAATACCATTTACGTCTTTTCAGTCATCGCAGCCCTGATCCTGATCATTGCGTGTATCAACTATGTGAACCTGTACACTGCGCACTCCCTCAAACGTATCCGCGAAGTGGGTGTACGTAAAGCGGTGGGTTCGAGGCGCTCGCAGCTGGTCGGCCAGTTCCTGACTGAGTCCCTGGTGATGACTGTACTGGCCGGGCTGGCCGGCTTTGTACTGGTAGTGGTTGCCCTGCCGTTTTTTAACCAGCTTGCCGAAAAATCGCTGACGATCGAGTACCGCAACACTGCGGTATCTGCATGCATTGCTGCCTCATTTGTAATGCTGATTGGTCTGATAAGCGGCTTCTACCCGGCTGCCCTATTCTCGGGCTACCGGCCTGTGATTGCATTAAAAGGACAAACCGGCAACCAGGCCGGCAACATGGGCTTCCGCAAGTCGCTTGTCGTTTTTCAGTTTGCAGCCACCGTGGTGATGATTGCCTGTGCAGGCATCGTGTACCGGCAGATGCATTATGTGAACCATAAAGATCTGGGCTTCAACAAAGAACAGGTACTCATTTTTCACATCGATAAGGACGAAGTGCGGACGCGCGTGAAGGCACTGAAAGAGCAGCTTATGCAAAACCCGCATATTGCCGGGGCAGCAGCGTCGAGCAATCCTTTGGGAACCAACAGTATAGGCTCGGGCGGCATGTTTATCGAAAAGGAAAACGGCGAAATGCCCACATTTACGCAGGTAATCCAGAAATATGCGGTGGACCATGATTACCTGAAAACCATGCAGATCGGACTCGTACAGGGAAGGAATTTTTATGCAAACTCCCGCGCAGATATGACGGGCTCCGTGCTGGTGAATGAATCGTTCGTCAAAAAACAGGGCTGGAAAACGGCATTGGGCAAAAAGGTGCGCTTTTTTTCAGGCAACGAAGGTCAGACGCGGGAAGCCAGGGTAATTGGGGTGGTGCACGACTTTCATACGTATTCACTGCAGCATAAGATTGAGCCGCTGGCATTGATCATGCCTGAGCCGGCCGATCAGGACAACATATACGTTCGTGTCAATCCGGGAAATACCAGGGAAGCACTCGCAGCTATTGAAGGTATTTACAAAACGTTTGATCCTGAGGCCAGGCTTGACTTTCATTTTCTGGACGAAAGTTTTGCCCGGCAGTACCGGGCCGAGGAGCGGCAGGGAAATGTACTGCTGACCTTCGCGGTGCTGGCTGTGGTCATTGCTTGTCTGGGTTTGTTTGGTCTGGCTGCTTTTACGGCAGAATCGCGTACCAAGGAGATTGGTGTCAGGAAAGTATTGGGTGCCAGCGTGCAGAGCGTGGTATTGCTGCTATCCAAAGACTTTATCGTGCTTGTACTTGCAGCCATTGTAATTGGCACGCCGGTGGCTGTTTACGCCATGCAGGAGTGGCTTAAAAACTTCGAATATCGTGAGACACTGGCCTGGTGGGTGTTTGCCTCAGCGGGCTTGCTGGCCATCATCATTGCCCTGGCTACCGTGAGCTTCCATGCATTGAAAACTGCATTGCAAAATCCGGTGGATAGTTTGCGGTCAGAATGA
- a CDS encoding DUF5615 family PIN-like protein, with the protein MKLLVDQNISYRIIPLLLPAYPEIYHICDFGLINADDQAIFMFGRENAFNAVITCDDDFVRLLNVMGPAAKIDLAAHWKCFYNPDCGNTAA; encoded by the coding sequence ATGAAGCTTCTCGTTGATCAAAATATATCCTACCGCATTATTCCTCTTTTACTTCCAGCATATCCTGAAATTTACCATATCTGTGATTTTGGCCTGATCAATGCTGATGATCAGGCCATTTTCATGTTTGGACGTGAAAATGCTTTTAATGCAGTTATTACTTGTGACGATGATTTTGTCAGGTTGTTAAATGTAATGGGGCCCGCCGCCAAAATTGATTTGGCTGCGCATTGGAAATGCTTCTACAATCCGGATTGCGGAAATACTGCTGCATAG
- a CDS encoding DUF433 domain-containing protein codes for MYIYKSVITIEDGKRSGKPCIRGMRITVEDVLRWLASGMSVDDIVLDFPELTKEDVLVALEFSANQQKRTLYDVAA; via the coding sequence ATGTATATCTATAAAAGTGTGATTACCATTGAAGACGGAAAGCGGAGCGGTAAGCCCTGCATTCGTGGGATGCGTATTACGGTTGAAGATGTGCTGAGGTGGCTGGCTTCTGGTATGTCTGTTGACGATATCGTACTTGACTTTCCAGAACTGACCAAAGAGGATGTTTTGGTTGCACTGGAATTTTCAGCAAATCAGCAGAAAAGAACGCTGTATGATGTTGCAGCATGA
- a CDS encoding putative toxin-antitoxin system toxin component, PIN family: MIRVVVDTNCLRASIPPKSPFYQLYLGFIGGKFQWYVSNEILFEYEEILSATYSSKTAHLVLHQLAIAGNVVFAEPAFRWNLITGDPDDNKFADLAISCGCDYLISNDKDFDIFGLLDFPKLKVLKLEEFIALLSQISS, from the coding sequence ATGATTCGCGTAGTTGTTGATACTAATTGTTTACGCGCCTCAATTCCACCCAAAAGTCCATTTTACCAGTTATACCTCGGCTTTATCGGTGGGAAGTTTCAATGGTATGTCAGTAATGAGATCCTTTTTGAGTATGAAGAGATTCTCTCGGCCACATATTCTTCCAAAACTGCACATTTAGTATTGCATCAACTTGCGATAGCCGGCAACGTTGTTTTTGCAGAGCCTGCTTTTCGCTGGAACCTGATAACCGGAGATCCGGATGACAACAAATTTGCGGACCTGGCTATCAGTTGTGGATGCGACTATTTGATTAGTAATGACAAAGATTTTGACATATTTGGGTTACTGGACTTTCCAAAACTGAAAGTATTAAAGCTGGAAGAGTTTATAGCTTTACTCAGCCAAATAAGCAGCTAA